From the genome of Enoplosus armatus isolate fEnoArm2 chromosome 21, fEnoArm2.hap1, whole genome shotgun sequence, one region includes:
- the riok3 gene encoding serine/threonine-protein kinase RIO3 has translation MDQTGVTAETPKSPWGSVAPAAPACSLADVMSEQLARQLDEESNVFPTLTDPGADLLLSDEVSETTSDLMLAKMLQMQFDREFDDQLRREEKKFNGDSKVSISFENYRMVHPYEDSDSSEDEVDWQDTRHDPYRAEKPQTTPRRGFTGKGKNITTKHDEVTCGRKNTARMDNFAPEVHVGDGLGMDLKLSNQVFNSLKQHCYSEQRRSARLHEKKEHSTAEQAVDPRTRLLMYKMVNAGVLENINGCISTGKESVVFHADGGSLEEQPVPDEVVLKVFKTTLNEFKNRDRYIKDDYRFKDRFSKLNPRKVIRLWAEKEMHNLARMKKAEIPCPEVVLLKKHILVMSFIGKDHVPAPKLKDVTLGSEDMKNAFYQVLHMMQLLYQECNLVHADLSEYNMLWHEGKVWLIDVSQSIEPTHPHGLEFLFRDCRNVATFFQKRGVSEAMSVYELFNAVSGLNIPVGEEEEAEFVAEIVALEKRNEDHVQKRGKKTFPVASEDGGPPLKPNADD, from the exons ATGGATCAAACAGGAGTCACAGCAGAAACACCAAAG agcCCGTGGGGCTCGGTGGCCCCGGCGGCTCCAGCCTGCTCTCTGGCTGATGTGATGAGCGAGCAGCTGGCCAGACAGCTGGACGAGGAGAGCAACGTCTTCCCTACACTCActga tccCGGAGCAGATCTGTTGTTGTCAGATGAGGTTTCTGAGACGACCAGTGACCTGATGCTCGCCAAGATGCTGCAGATGCAGTTTGACCGCGAGTTTGATGATCAGCTCCGCCGGGAGGAGAAGAAGTTCAACGGAGACAGCAAAG tgTCCATCTCCTTTGAGAACTACCGTATGGTTCATCCGTATGAAGACAGCGACAGCTCAGAGGACGAGGTGGACTGGCAGGACACAAGACACGACCCCTACAGAGCTG AAAAGCCCCAGACCACACCCAGGAGAGGCTTCACCGGGAAAGGCAAGAACATCACCACCAAACATGACGAGGTGACCTGCGGCCGCAAGAACACGGCACGCATGGACAAT TTTGCTCCAGAGGTCCATGTCGGCGATGGGTTGGGGATGGACCTGAAGTTGTCCAATCAGGTGTTTAACTCTCTGAAGCAGCACTGCTACAGTGAGCAGAGACGCAGCGCCAGACTGCACGAGAAGAAGGAGCACTCCACTGCT GAACAAGCAGTGGACCCTCGTACTCGTCTGCTGATGTATAAAATGGTGAATGCAGGCGTGCTGGAGAACATCAACGGCTGCATCAGCACAGGAAAAGAGTCTGTCGTCTTCCACGCTGATGGGGGGAG cctggAGGAGCAGCCTGTTCCAGACGAAGTGGTGCTGAAGGTTTTCAAGACGACGCTCAACGAGTTCAAGAACAGAGACCGCTACATCAAAGACGACTATCGCTTCAAAGATCGCTTCAGCAAACTGAACCCACGGAAAGTCATCAGGCTGTGGGCCGAGAAGGAGATGCACAACCTGGCCAG gatGAAGAAGGCGGAGATTCCCTGTCCGGAGGTGGTGCTGCTGAAGAAACACATCCTGGTGATGTCATTCATCGGTAAAGACCACGTTCCCGCTCCCAAACTCAAAGACGTCACGTTGGGCTCAGAGGACATGAAGAACGCCTTCTACCAGGTCCTACAT ATGATGCAGCTGTTGTATCAGGAGTGTAATCTGGTTCACGCTGACCTCAGTGAATACAACATGCTGTGGCACGAAGGGAAG GTGTGGTTGATCGACGTCAGTCAGTCCATCGAGCCCACCCATCCTCACGGCTTGGAGTTCCTCTTCAGAGACTGCAGGAACGTTGCCACG ttcTTCCAGAAGAGAGGGGTGAGCGAGGCGatgagtgtgtacgagctttTCAACGCCGTGAGCGGCCTGAACATCCCTGttggtgaagaggaggaggccgagTTCGTTGctgag ATTGTGGCGTTGGAGAAGAGGAACGAGGATCACGTGCAGAAGCGAGGAAAGAAAACCTTCCCTGTTGCCTCTGAAGACGGCGGTCCTCCTTTAAAACCCAACGCTGATGACTAA